A portion of the Candidatus Methylomirabilota bacterium genome contains these proteins:
- a CDS encoding 2Fe-2S iron-sulfur cluster-binding protein yields the protein MKRAVRVKVNGTDCDESVDVRSTLADFLREDLDLTGTHVGCEHGVCGSCTVLFDGLPVRACLMLAAQAEGHEVTTIEGVAPPDEPLHPIQEAFAAKHGLQCGYCTPGI from the coding sequence GTGAAGCGGGCCGTCCGAGTGAAGGTGAACGGCACGGACTGCGACGAGTCCGTCGATGTGCGCTCGACGCTTGCCGACTTCCTCCGCGAAGACCTCGACCTGACCGGAACTCACGTCGGCTGTGAGCACGGCGTCTGCGGCTCCTGCACCGTGTTGTTCGACGGCCTACCGGTGCGCGCCTGTCTCATGCTGGCGGCGCAGGCCGAGGGCCACGAGGTGACGACCATCGAAGGCGTCGCGCCGCCCGACGAGCCGCTCCACCCAATCCAGGAGGCCTTCGCGGCCAAGCACGGGCTCCAGTGCGGCTACTGCACGCCGGGCATCAT
- a CDS encoding FAD binding domain-containing protein, whose translation MKPPAFEFVAASSAADAVEALRRYGDEAKILAGGQSLIPMLALRLARPSALVDINRCDDLEGLAESGGVLTVGALARQRDLERWARTGSPLLSEALGWVAHAPIRNRGTVVGSLVHADPASELPALLLCLDGSILARRKGGERVIPADKLYLAPLTTSLESDELATSARFQLPPEGAGWGFAEVARRHGDFALVGCAAVLALDSTGAVSHARLGFFGVGGTPIRSAPGEAALMGREPTPARIVEAAKAAAAALSPDGDLHASADYRKKVAATLTERVLATALGRCGRAR comes from the coding sequence ATGAAGCCGCCGGCCTTCGAGTTCGTTGCCGCGTCGAGCGCGGCCGACGCCGTCGAGGCGCTGAGGCGCTACGGCGACGAGGCCAAGATCCTGGCCGGCGGCCAGAGCCTCATTCCCATGCTCGCCCTGCGCCTGGCCCGCCCGTCGGCGCTCGTGGACATCAACCGCTGCGACGATCTCGAGGGTCTCGCCGAGTCTGGAGGAGTCCTGACCGTCGGCGCGCTTGCCCGCCAGCGCGATCTCGAGCGCTGGGCGCGGACGGGTTCGCCGCTCCTCTCGGAGGCGCTCGGCTGGGTCGCCCATGCGCCCATCAGGAACCGCGGCACCGTCGTGGGTAGCCTCGTCCACGCGGACCCCGCCTCAGAGCTGCCGGCCTTGCTCCTCTGCCTCGACGGTTCAATCCTGGCGCGCCGCAAAGGCGGCGAGCGAGTGATCCCGGCGGACAAGCTCTACCTCGCCCCGCTGACCACCTCGCTCGAATCCGACGAGCTGGCGACTTCCGCGCGCTTCCAGCTGCCTCCCGAGGGCGCCGGCTGGGGCTTTGCCGAGGTCGCGCGGCGGCACGGCGACTTCGCGCTGGTCGGCTGCGCGGCAGTGCTGGCCCTGGATAGCACGGGGGCCGTGTCGCACGCGCGGCTGGGATTCTTCGGCGTGGGCGGGACACCGATCAGGAGCGCGCCGGGGGAGGCCGCCCTCATGGGCCGGGAGCCTACTCCCGCCCGCATCGTCGAAGCCGCGAAAGCCGCCGCGGCGGCGCTCTCTCCCGACGGCGACCTGCATGCCTCAGCGGACTATCGGAAGAAAGTCGCAGCCACGCTGACCGAACGCGTGCTCGCGACCGCGCTCGGGCGCTGCGGGAGAGCGCGGTGA